CTTCTACTAAAGGGGTGTTTCCTACGAAATCAATTATACTTTTTGTTTTCATCAATGGTTGTTTTTTAAGTAAAGTCATTTTACATACGATTTTCTAGTGGTAATTTTATTTTCTGATTCATAAGTTACTATGGAAGCTTTCGGAATGGATGAGGTTACACATACATTCGCTCCAATAATACTATTTTCTCCTATGGTCACATCTCCGCCTAATATGGTTGCATTGGCATAGATGGTTACATTATTTTCTATCGTTGGATGTCTTTTCGTTGCGGCCAGCTCTTTTTTTACTTGAATTCCGCCTAAAGTAACTCCTTGATATATTTTTACGTTGTTTTTAATAATGGTGGTTTCTCCAATAACAATTCCAGTTGCATGATCTATAAAGAAAGACTCCCCAATGGTAGCTCCAGGATGAATGTCTACACCCGTAATACTATGTGCATATTCACTCATCATTCTTGAAAAAGTGAATTGATCAAGTTTATACAACTCATGACTCAATCGGTAAATAGCTATCGCATGAAAACCAGGATATGCTAAATAGACCTCTTCTAGACTTTTACAAGCGGGGTCTGTTTGTTCAAAAGCAAGCGCATCTAAATCTAATTTATGCCTGATACTTAAGAAGAGGTTTTCATAAGTATACCATAGATCAGTAGCATTTTCTATATGAAGTTTGTTGCTTATGACTAAAAAAAGCTTTGCTATTTTTTCTTGGTTTTCTGTTTTATGATTTTCATCAAAAAGAGCATAGAGGAGATGTTTGGTAAACACTTCCACGGTTTCTTTTAAACAGATGTGATAATTTTTTACTGTATTGGTCACTATGGTCATTTTATTCTTCTGGGGCTAATTTTATTTCTAAACCTTCTAATTCGTTTGTTATTTGAATTTGACACCCTAAACGGCTGTTGTCCTTTACATTAAATGCTTCTGCTAGCATTGCGTCTTCATCATCTGTCATTTCCGGTAAATCATGATCTGAATTTACATAACACTGACACGAAGCGCACATTGCCATTCCACCACAAACTCCAATAGTTCCTTCAGGAGCTAGTTCGTATGATCTTACTAGCTCCATTAAATTCATTGCCATATCAGTCGGTGCAAGTACCTCATGGATTACACCCTCTCTATCGGTTATTTTTATGGTTACGTCTTGTTCCATTATTGAATTGCTTTTACCACTGCTTTTGGTGCTTCTTTTTTGGTTCCATCAAACCCTTGTACACCACCAACAGTTGTATATTTCATTACATATTTTTTATCTGGGTGAATTCTTTGATAAGCACTCTGACACATTAAGGTAGCCTCATGGAATCCACATAAGATTAATTTTAGCTTTCCTGGGTAGGTGTTTACATCACCAATAGCATAAATACCAGGAACGTTGGTTTGATAGTCTAAAGAGTTATTTACTTTAATAGCATTCTTTTCAATTTCTAGTCCCCAATTAGCAATAGGTCCTAATTTTGGAGCTAATCCAAATAATGGGATAAAATGATCGGTATCTAAAATAAATGGCTCTTTTCCTTTTTGTTCTACCACAACTCCTGTAACATGTTCTTTACCTAAAACACCTTTTACTTCAGCAGGAGTAATTAAATTGATTTTACCAAGATTTTTTAATTCTTGCACTTTTTCTACAGAATCTAAGGCTCCTCTAAACTCATTTCTTCTGTGAATCAATGTTACCGATTTTGCTACATCAGTTAAGAAGATAGACCAATCTAAAGCAGAGTCTCCACCTCCAGCAATCACCACATCCTTATCTCGATATAGTTCTGGTTCCTTAATCATGTATTCCACACCATTATCTTCATATTGCTGAATGTTTTCTATTTGAGGTTTTCTTGGCTCAAAACTTCCTAATCCACCTGCAATGGCTACTACAGGAGCTTGGTGTTTAGTTCCTTTATTGGTGGTAACAATAAAAGTTCCGTCTTCTTGCTTCTCAATAGTATCCGCACGTTCTCCCAAAGTAAATCCAGGTTCAAATTGCTTAATTTGTTCCATTAGATTTTTGGTTAAGTCACCTGCTAAAATTTCAGGATATGCTGGAATATCATAAATTGGTTTTTTAGGATAGATCTCAGAACACTGTCCACCTGGTTGTGGTAAAGCGTCTATTAAATGACAGCGTAACTTTAATAATCCTGCTTCAAATACTGTAAACAATCCAGTAGGTCCGGCTCCAATAATTAATATATCTGTTTGTATCATTTCTCTTTTAATTTGGTCATTACATTGGTAAAAAGCACAGTAATCTGATGTTTAAGATTGCTTGACTTTGTATATAATGACGTTAGCGTATTAGGTTTTCGGTTAACTTATTTAGTGTTTGTACTTTTTCTTCAAAGTTTCCTTTGATTGTTTTTCTATAATCGTTTAAATTTTGAACGAGTTGGTTGATGTCTTCAGGTATTACTTCTTCGAAAAACTGTCGTAATCGTTTTGCTGTTGTTGGCGATTTTCCATTGGTAGAAATAGCCACTTTTACATTTCCTTTGGTAACAATTCCTCCCATATAAAAATCGCAATATGGTGGATTGTCAGCTACATTGACCAACTTATGCTGTGCTCTACAATCATGGTATACTTGCATGTTTACTTCAGGATTATCGGTAGTGGCAATAACGATGTGTTTTCCTTCTAAATAATCCTTATCATAAATACCATTTAGCATGGTAGTATTTCCAGTTTTTGCAATGGAAATGGTTTCTTCTCGGTAAAAAGGAGCTACCATCGTAACTTTAGCATCCGGACTCGATTTTAAAAGAAAAGATAACTTTTCTTCCGCCACATAGCCACCACCAACAATAAGTACTTCCAATTCTTTTGTCTTTAAGAAAATAGGATACAGGTTGTTTCTTTCTTCCATTTATACTACTTCTTTAAAGGCTATTTCTTGTTGAATTTGTAAAAGTTGTTGTCTGTGATTTACAACATCTCCTAAAATGATAATAGCTGGGTTACTCAATTGATTGGTTTGTACAACTTCTTCTATAGAATTTACTGTTCCAATTCCAATTTTCTCATGCTTGGTAGTTCCGTTTTGAATAATGGCTACAGGTAAATCTCCTTTTTCTTCTTGTTTGAATAAAGAAACAATCTCTGGAAGTTTTCCCATTCCCATTAGAATAACTACGGTTGCATTAGATTTGGCAGCCAATGCTACATCATTTGACAATTGATGTTGTTTGGTAGTTCCTGTAATTACCCAAAAACTCTCAGCGCTCCCTCTTTTTGTTAAAGGAATGTTTTGATAAGCAGGTACAGCCAATGATGATGATATTCCTGGAACAACTGCGACTTCTATTCCCTGTTTCGCAGCGTATTCCATTTCTTCAGCCCCTCTACCAAAAATAAATGGATCTCCTCCTTTTAAACGTACTACATGACCATGAGAGTGTGCTTTAGCAACAATCAATTCATTGATTTGTTCTTGTTGATAGCGATAGCAACCTCTTCGTTTTCCAACAAAGATTAATTCTGTCATTGGATGTACGTAACTTAATAGTTCAGAATTTACTAATGCATCGTATAGTACTACAGATGCAGACTCTAAGGCTTTGATCGCTTTTAAGGTGATTAAATCGGCATCGCCAGGACCAGCTCCTACTACTGTTAATTTTGGTTGCGTATTCATTGTGCTCTCTTTTAACTTTCGACTACAAGTTTTCTATATGCATCTACTGTTTTGTAAAAAGACTTTGCTTCTTGCAAGTACTTTTTAGCAAATGCTGCTGTAGGTTCATTTTTGTTTATTTGATAGATTAAATCTGAAAATGTACTTGGAAGTGCTACTTTATTTGTGCTTACAAATACATCATCAAAGTTTTGTATAATCCCTGCTTGGGTATTGGTTTTTTGCCCTTCTGAGGTTAATAATGCTTTCGCAGTATTTACAAAAGCTGCGTATGAATGGTAAATACTATCTGCCCATTGTTTCTCATTAAAAGCTTCTTCAGAGTTGTCTAATTTTTCTTCACTTTCAAACAAAAGCGTAGCTACTAAATCAATTACAACCCCAGCACATTCTCCAACACCAATAGCTTTTACATAATTTTTATCATGGCCCCAATCGATAAAGTCATCTTCGGTTAAATTGCTAGTGTCTGAAAGCTCTTTTAATAGTTCATAGAAATAGGTTTTCCCATTTCTGTCATAATAAGCCAAGAAGTCTTCATTTTCCTCTTTTCTAGACTCAAAATCATTTAATAAAAGTCTTAAAGCTTGTGGTCCTCTTTTACTTGGAATTTTTACCAGCTTATCTGAAAAACGTCCTTGTCCATCACCTACAATACCACCGCCAATTAAAACCTGTAGGGCAGGGGCTAATAAGTTTCCAACTTTAACAGACATTCCTTGAAAACCAATATGTGCCATATTGTGTTGTCCACATGCATTCATACAACCACTAATTTTAATAGTGATTTCTTTATTAGTAATGTATTGTGGGTATTCTGTTTTAAAAACACGCTCTAATTCTGCTGCAATACCTGTACTGCTTGAAATACCTAAATTACAAGTGTCTGTACCAGGACATGCAGTAATATCTGTAGTGCTATCATATCCAGCTTCTACAAAACCTAATTTTTCAAGTTCCGTATAAAAGAATGGTAATAGTTCTTCTCGTACATGGCGTATAAGTATATTTTGACGTAAGGTAAAACGCAATTCATTGGCTGCATATTTTTTAATTAAATCAGCTAACAATCGTGCTTTGTCTGTATAAAAATCACCTAAGTGCACTTTAATACCTATAGCAAAAAGTCCTTTTTGTTTCTGCGGAATTACATTGGTGTGTTTCCATGTTTCATATGCCTCTTTATCTGTAATTTCTATAGCAGGAACTTCATTAGTTTCAAAGGTAATTGGTTGTTCAAACGCTGCTGTTTCAATAGGGTATGTTTGATACGCTAATGCTTTTTTCTCTTCTTCTACTAAGGTTAAAAAAGCATCTAAACCTATACTTTTAACTAAGAATTTTAAACGAGCTTTGGCTCTTTTTGTTCGTTCTCCATGACGATCAAATACACGTAAAACACCTTCAATAGTTGGAATTAACAAGTCTTCTTCTAAAAACTCATACATCACATCAGCCTGACGAGGTTGTGAACCTAATCCACCTGCTAACATTACTTTAAAACCTTTTATTTCAGTACCATTGATGTTTTTGGTTTTTGCAATAAAACCTAAATCATGCATAAAGCTTAAAGCAGTATCTTTTTCTGTAGAAGAGAAAGACATCTTAAATTTTCTTCCCATTTCTTGACAAACCGGGTTTCTCAAGAAAAACTGAAAAGTAGCATGTGCATATGGGGTTACGTCAAAAGGTTCATTCGGATCAATTCCTGCAGTTTCTGAAGCCGTAACATTACGTACCGCATTTCCACAGGCTTCTCTTAGCGTAATATCATCCTTCTCTAATTGCGCCCAAAGCTCTGGAGTTCTATCTAAACTTACATAATGTATTTGAATATCTTGTCGTGTTGTGATATGTAATCTACCACGAGAATATTCATCCGATACATCTGCAATTCTGTGCAATTGCTCACTACTTACTTTTCCATAAGGTAACTTGATACGTATCATTTGAACTCCTAGTTGACGTTGGCCATAAACTCCTCTAGCCAAACGTAGACTTCTGAATCGTTCTTCATCGATTCTTCCTTCTTTAAACAATCGAATTTTACGTTCTAATTCGATAATGTCTTTTTCTACAACCGGATTTTCTATTTCTGTTCTAAAACTTTGCATGGTTTCTAGTAATTCGCTTTGTAAAGCTTTTTATTCGTTGTGTAAAAATTGTTGCTTTTGAAGCAATTCTTCTTCTGTTTCAACATGGTCTTCATCTGGAACACAGCAATCAACCGGACATACGGCAGCACACTGTGGTTCTTCGTGAAAACCTTTACATTCTGTACATTTATCTGGTACTATAAAGTAGTATTCATCAGATATAGGTTCTTGGTCTAAATCAGCATCGGCTTCGTTACCATTAGGTAATGTTATACTTCCCTCTAAGGCAGTACCTTCACTATATTTCCATTCTATTGCCCCTTCATAAATGGCTGTGTTAGGGCATTCTGGTTCGCATGCACCACAATTGATGCATTCATCGGTTATAATTATTGCCATTGTCTAAATAGTTTAGGAATTAATTGATAAAACCAACACCAGAAGTATTATTTGTTCTTGGATTGATGAGTATAAATGTTCCATTAGATTTGTTGTCTTTGTAACTATCTACAAATAACTGTTTACTCACCTTTAACGATACTTGACCAATTTCATTTAAACTTAACTGAGAAGGAGCTGTTTCTTCACCAGAAAAATCAGTTTTAACTAAGGACGTTATATTGGTAATCTTTGCTTGCGCATCGTTTATTCCGTGTTTTATATAATATTTTTCTGAAGCCTGTAAAGGAGTTTTGTCCATCCAACAAATCGTAGCTTCGAGTTGTTTAACAGCTTTAGGTTCTTCTCCAGATTTTACAATCATATCTCCTCGGCTAATGTTAACATCATCTTCTAAGGTTAAATTGATAGAACTTCCTTTTTGAGCTTCTTGATATTCTTGATTAAAAAAGTGAATACTTTTTACTTTAGATTTTGTAGCAGATGGTAATATGGTAACTTCATCTCCAACAGCAATACTATCTCCATATAGTTTACCCGCATAGCCTCTAAAGTCATGATATTCTTCCGTTTTTGGTCGTACGACTGTTTGTACTGGAAAACGTGCCTTTGCATCTTTCTCTATAGTTTGCGTATCTAAATCTTCTAAGTGATCTAATATACTATGTCCGTTATACCAATCAATTCTTGCAGATTTAGAAACTACATTATCTCCGTGTAAAGCAGAAATAGGAATAAAGGTGATCTTTTGATCTTGGTATTCGCTTTTAGAAGCTAAATATTCTATTTCTCCTTTAATTTCATTGAATTTTTGCTCAGAAAAATCAACCAAATCCATTTTATTTACTGCTACAATTACATCTTTTACTCTCAGTAAATTATTGATAAAAAAGTGACGATAGGTTTGTTCTACAACGCCATTTCTAGCATCTACTAAAATGATAGACGCTTGAGAATTGGAAGCACCGGTCACCATATTACGAGTATATTCAATATGTCCGGGAGTATCAGCTATAATAAAGCTGGTTTTTGGTGTAGAAAAGTAAATATGAGCTACATCAATGGTAATTCCTTGTTCACGTTCTGCTACTAAACCATCGGTTGCCAATGAGAAATCTAAATAGTCAAAACCTCTCTGTTTACTTTTCTCTTCTATAGCTTGTAATTTATCATCGGTAAGCGATTTTGTATCATACAAAATTCTACCTATAAGTGTACTTTTACCATCATCTACACTTCCTGCTGTTGCTATTTTTAGTACATTCATTTGTTTCGTTCTTTAGTGTTGTTTTAGAAATACCCTTGTTGTTTGCGTTTTTCCATGGCTGCTTCCGACCGTTTGTCATCTATTCTAGCGCCTCTCTCTGATATGGTTGATTCTCTAATTTCATCAACAATCGTATCAATATCAATTGCCGTTGATAATACCGCTGCTGTACAACTCATATCACCTACAGTCCTAAAACGCACCATTCGCTCTTGTATCTCTTCATCTTCATCTCTATAAACAACTTCATCGTTAACAGACCATATGAGTCCGTCTCTAACAAAAGTTGCTCTTTTGTGTGCAAAGTAGATGGAAGGGATTTCTATATTTTCTTGTTGAATGTATGACCAAACATCTAATTCTGTCCAGTTAGATATTGGAAATACACGTACGTTTTGACCTAAATCAATACGCCCGTTTAGCATATCGAATAACTCTGGACGTTGATTTTTTTCATCCCATTGACCAAAATCATCGCGTACCGAGAAAATACGCTCTTTAGCTCTTGCTTTTTCCTCATCTCTGCGCGCTCCGCCGATACATGCGTCAAAACCAAACTCTTCTATGGCATCTAATAACGTTTCAGTTTGTAACATGTTTCGGCTCGCGTACTTCCCTGTTTCTTCTTTTACCTTACCAGCATCAATGTTATCTTGTACGTTGCGCACAATGAGTTCAACTCCTAATTCTTCAACTAGTTTATCTCTAAAAGCAATAGTTTCTGGAAAATTGTGTCCTGTATCTATATGCATTAAAGGAAAAGGAATTTTGGCTGGGTAAAATGCTTTTTGAGCAAGTCGCACCAGTGTTATGCTATCTTTTCCCCCAGAAAACAACAACACTGGCTTTTCAAATTGTGCGACAACTTCTCTTAAAATATATATGGCTTCACTTTCTAAAGCTCCAACTCTAATGATATTCGTATTCATAATGCTATTTTTTAAATATGTAAACCACATTCTCTATTGCTTTCAACTTTGGTTGGGTCGAAATATTTAAACTCATTTGGCAATTGATGTTCCTCTAAATAGGTATCTAAATCTGCGTCTGACCAGTGGTAAAATGGACTTACTTTTAAAATACCGTCTTTGCTATAAGAAAGAATTCCAATATTATCTCTAAAAGCAGTTTGTCCTTTTCTAAGATTGGTAAACCAAACTTCTGGTTGATGTTCTTCCATGGCTCTTTTAAAAGGCTCTAGCTTTACTTGCTCAGTAAAAATTGAATGCTTAGGATCATCAATTGTTGGAAGTCCTAAGGTTTGATTTCTATGTGCAACTGTTTGCTTTGGAACATATAGTTGTACATTTAAATCAAGTTTTTCAATTACTTCTTCTGCATGTTTATAGGTTTGCGGAGTATTATATCCGGTATCGCACCAAACAACTTTTGTCGCAGAGTTTACTTGTGTTACTGCATGTAAAATAACTGCTTCATAGGGTCTGAAATTGGTTGTAAGAATTGTTCTTTGTTGCAAATCAAATGCCCATTCCACTATTTCCTTCGGAGCTAGCTTTTCCAGTCCTTTATTTAATTCTTCAATATTTAATTGCTTTTCTAATCTCATTTTTTGCCCCATTTTATTGTGTTCCAAAGTCTTTCGTGAAAAAAGTAAAGTATCATTTTTGTTCCTAATTCAATGCCTCCTATAGAGAGTGCTGTAGTTACTTTTCCTGTGATAATCCAAGAAATAAGGATAGTATCGACAGTTCCTACAACTCTCCAGCTAATAGATTTAGCGATGCTTCTGATAGGTTTTTCAGACTCTTTATCACGCTTAAAATTTTTATTGTTATCAATTACTTGTTCTAAAATCATTTTTAAAATTCTATTACCCTATAGGATTAATAGGTTTTTAAGTTTGCAAATGTAAGCTTACATTTTAATTGACCAAATCTTTTTTAAAAAATTAACAATTGCTTAATGATTGTTAAATACAGGAAAGGGCAGAAGAGAGGTCTTTGATAACATCTTCTACATTTTCTAATCCAATTGAACATCGCACCAAACCGTCAGTAATACCAACTTCTAACCTGTCTTGTTCACTAAGTTTACTGTGTGTTGTAGAGGCAGGATGCGTAACAATGGTACGGGTGTCTCCTAAGTTAGCAGAGAGCGAACACATTGTAATATTGTTTAAAAATGTTCTCCCTGCTTCGATACCTCCTTGAATTTCAAAAGCAACAATGTTACCTCCCAGTCTCATTTGTTTTTTCGCTACTTCATATTGCGGATGAGATTTTAAAAATGGATATTTTACCAAGTTTACCTTTGGGTGTTCTTCTAAAAATTGCGCTACTTTTAAAGCATTTTCACAATGTTTCTCCACGCGTAATGAAAGTGTTTCTAAACTTTTAGAGAGTACCCAAGCATTGAAAGGAGACATTGCAGGTCCCGTATTTCTTGAGAATAAATATATTTCTCTAATTAAATCTGCTTTTCCAACAGTTACTCCTCCTAAAACTCTTCCTTGTCCGTCAATTAA
The sequence above is a segment of the Tenacibaculum sp. 190130A14a genome. Coding sequences within it:
- the epsC gene encoding serine O-acetyltransferase EpsC: MTIVTNTVKNYHICLKETVEVFTKHLLYALFDENHKTENQEKIAKLFLVISNKLHIENATDLWYTYENLFLSIRHKLDLDALAFEQTDPACKSLEEVYLAYPGFHAIAIYRLSHELYKLDQFTFSRMMSEYAHSITGVDIHPGATIGESFFIDHATGIVIGETTIIKNNVKIYQGVTLGGIQVKKELAATKRHPTIENNVTIYANATILGGDVTIGENSIIGANVCVTSSIPKASIVTYESENKITTRKSYVK
- a CDS encoding ferredoxin, yielding MEQDVTIKITDREGVIHEVLAPTDMAMNLMELVRSYELAPEGTIGVCGGMAMCASCQCYVNSDHDLPEMTDDEDAMLAEAFNVKDNSRLGCQIQITNELEGLEIKLAPEE
- a CDS encoding NAD(P)/FAD-dependent oxidoreductase — protein: MIQTDILIIGAGPTGLFTVFEAGLLKLRCHLIDALPQPGGQCSEIYPKKPIYDIPAYPEILAGDLTKNLMEQIKQFEPGFTLGERADTIEKQEDGTFIVTTNKGTKHQAPVVAIAGGLGSFEPRKPQIENIQQYEDNGVEYMIKEPELYRDKDVVIAGGGDSALDWSIFLTDVAKSVTLIHRRNEFRGALDSVEKVQELKNLGKINLITPAEVKGVLGKEHVTGVVVEQKGKEPFILDTDHFIPLFGLAPKLGPIANWGLEIEKNAIKVNNSLDYQTNVPGIYAIGDVNTYPGKLKLILCGFHEATLMCQSAYQRIHPDKKYVMKYTTVGGVQGFDGTKKEAPKAVVKAIQ
- a CDS encoding bifunctional precorrin-2 dehydrogenase/sirohydrochlorin ferrochelatase — protein: MEERNNLYPIFLKTKELEVLIVGGGYVAEEKLSFLLKSSPDAKVTMVAPFYREETISIAKTGNTTMLNGIYDKDYLEGKHIVIATTDNPEVNMQVYHDCRAQHKLVNVADNPPYCDFYMGGIVTKGNVKVAISTNGKSPTTAKRLRQFFEEVIPEDINQLVQNLNDYRKTIKGNFEEKVQTLNKLTENLIR
- the cobA gene encoding uroporphyrinogen-III C-methyltransferase, which codes for MNTQPKLTVVGAGPGDADLITLKAIKALESASVVLYDALVNSELLSYVHPMTELIFVGKRRGCYRYQQEQINELIVAKAHSHGHVVRLKGGDPFIFGRGAEEMEYAAKQGIEVAVVPGISSSLAVPAYQNIPLTKRGSAESFWVITGTTKQHQLSNDVALAAKSNATVVILMGMGKLPEIVSLFKQEEKGDLPVAIIQNGTTKHEKIGIGTVNSIEEVVQTNQLSNPAIIILGDVVNHRQQLLQIQQEIAFKEVV
- a CDS encoding nitrite/sulfite reductase — its product is MQSFRTEIENPVVEKDIIELERKIRLFKEGRIDEERFRSLRLARGVYGQRQLGVQMIRIKLPYGKVSSEQLHRIADVSDEYSRGRLHITTRQDIQIHYVSLDRTPELWAQLEKDDITLREACGNAVRNVTASETAGIDPNEPFDVTPYAHATFQFFLRNPVCQEMGRKFKMSFSSTEKDTALSFMHDLGFIAKTKNINGTEIKGFKVMLAGGLGSQPRQADVMYEFLEEDLLIPTIEGVLRVFDRHGERTKRAKARLKFLVKSIGLDAFLTLVEEEKKALAYQTYPIETAAFEQPITFETNEVPAIEITDKEAYETWKHTNVIPQKQKGLFAIGIKVHLGDFYTDKARLLADLIKKYAANELRFTLRQNILIRHVREELLPFFYTELEKLGFVEAGYDSTTDITACPGTDTCNLGISSSTGIAAELERVFKTEYPQYITNKEITIKISGCMNACGQHNMAHIGFQGMSVKVGNLLAPALQVLIGGGIVGDGQGRFSDKLVKIPSKRGPQALRLLLNDFESRKEENEDFLAYYDRNGKTYFYELLKELSDTSNLTEDDFIDWGHDKNYVKAIGVGECAGVVIDLVATLLFESEEKLDNSEEAFNEKQWADSIYHSYAAFVNTAKALLTSEGQKTNTQAGIIQNFDDVFVSTNKVALPSTFSDLIYQINKNEPTAAFAKKYLQEAKSFYKTVDAYRKLVVES
- a CDS encoding 4Fe-4S dicluster domain-containing protein; the encoded protein is MAIIITDECINCGACEPECPNTAIYEGAIEWKYSEGTALEGSITLPNGNEADADLDQEPISDEYYFIVPDKCTECKGFHEEPQCAAVCPVDCCVPDEDHVETEEELLQKQQFLHNE
- a CDS encoding sulfate adenylyltransferase subunit 1, translating into MNVLKIATAGSVDDGKSTLIGRILYDTKSLTDDKLQAIEEKSKQRGFDYLDFSLATDGLVAEREQGITIDVAHIYFSTPKTSFIIADTPGHIEYTRNMVTGASNSQASIILVDARNGVVEQTYRHFFINNLLRVKDVIVAVNKMDLVDFSEQKFNEIKGEIEYLASKSEYQDQKITFIPISALHGDNVVSKSARIDWYNGHSILDHLEDLDTQTIEKDAKARFPVQTVVRPKTEEYHDFRGYAGKLYGDSIAVGDEVTILPSATKSKVKSIHFFNQEYQEAQKGSSINLTLEDDVNISRGDMIVKSGEEPKAVKQLEATICWMDKTPLQASEKYYIKHGINDAQAKITNITSLVKTDFSGEETAPSQLSLNEIGQVSLKVSKQLFVDSYKDNKSNGTFILINPRTNNTSGVGFIN
- the cysD gene encoding sulfate adenylyltransferase subunit CysD — its product is MNTNIIRVGALESEAIYILREVVAQFEKPVLLFSGGKDSITLVRLAQKAFYPAKIPFPLMHIDTGHNFPETIAFRDKLVEELGVELIVRNVQDNIDAGKVKEETGKYASRNMLQTETLLDAIEEFGFDACIGGARRDEEKARAKERIFSVRDDFGQWDEKNQRPELFDMLNGRIDLGQNVRVFPISNWTELDVWSYIQQENIEIPSIYFAHKRATFVRDGLIWSVNDEVVYRDEDEEIQERMVRFRTVGDMSCTAAVLSTAIDIDTIVDEIRESTISERGARIDDKRSEAAMEKRKQQGYF
- a CDS encoding phosphoadenosine phosphosulfate reductase family protein, with translation MRLEKQLNIEELNKGLEKLAPKEIVEWAFDLQQRTILTTNFRPYEAVILHAVTQVNSATKVVWCDTGYNTPQTYKHAEEVIEKLDLNVQLYVPKQTVAHRNQTLGLPTIDDPKHSIFTEQVKLEPFKRAMEEHQPEVWFTNLRKGQTAFRDNIGILSYSKDGILKVSPFYHWSDADLDTYLEEHQLPNEFKYFDPTKVESNRECGLHI
- a CDS encoding DUF2061 domain-containing protein, whose protein sequence is MILEQVIDNNKNFKRDKESEKPIRSIAKSISWRVVGTVDTILISWIITGKVTTALSIGGIELGTKMILYFFHERLWNTIKWGKK